The sequence TCAACGATCGATCGCGGGCGACGTCAATACGCCGTAGCCGGGTCTCCACAAGCTGTCGTCGCGCTTCGATCACAGCGGTCAGCTCACCGCTTCCGGAGCGGTAATCGGCCATGGCAAGGCGGACCTTCTCTTCAGCGAGGGGTAGTAAGGTTTTGTCGAGGCGGATGAGTGCGCGGTCCAGACGCTGATACTCAGCGAGGTCAGTACTCAGCTCTTGGTTGTACAGGCGCAAGGTCGCTTGGCGCTGAGCCTCGATCTGGGCAAGGCGAGCTCGTTCGGCCGCGATCTTCGGATCCTGCCGAGAGCTGGTAAACAGCGGCAGGTCGAAGCTGACGCTGAGGTTCACCATGTCGCCGTACTCACGGCCACGTCGCAGGTAGTCGACCCCCCAACTCCAATCCGGTGTTTTCTCTGCGATGGCCTGGTGAACCTTTGCCTCCGCTTCACGAGTCATCGGGTCGAAGGCGAGTAACGCCGGGTGCCGGTTCAGGTTGTGCTGATAGTTATCAACGGCGGCAAGCCATTGCGGCCAGTCACCTGTAAGCGGCTGGCCTGCTAGCTCGCCTATCCAGCGCCGGAGGCCGGCCCGCGCAACAGCCTGGTTACGCAGCAGCTCATCCTCTTGTTCAGCCAGCAATGCTGCCTCTTGCCTCGGAAGTACGCTATCTGCGGTTTGTCCGCTGCCGCCAGCAATGCGGGCCTGAACAGCCCGCGAAAGGAGCTGATTCTCGCTGTAAAGCTGCTTGAAAAGGCTTAGCTTCTGCTCGACCGCGAAGCTAGCGATCCATGCCTCGGCGGTTGCTTGGCGCACACCGAGACGTTCAACCGTTTGCTGGGCGTTTGCGAGCGCAACACTAGCCTGCGCGGCCTCGACACGAGCGCGCCTTTTCGCTCGGTTTGGCACATCTTGCATGACCCCAACCATTTGCATGGTCATGGCCTCTTGCTCCAACTGCCAGCGAGCGTCACCTTCGATGGGCACGCTTTGCAGTCCAAGCTTAAGTTTAGGGTCAGGAAGCTCGCCGGCAGGGATTGCAGCGCTGCGTGCGGCCACCAGGTTGGCGGCTTGCGCATGCAGCGAAGGCGCGTCTTGCTCGGCCACGCTCAGAGCTTGTTCTAAGGTCAAAGCGGACGCTAACCCTGGAAACGAGAGCGCGCCCATGATCAAGGCGGCCACGTACGGCGGCGCCCAATAAATACGGGGTTTCATTTGCGAAGGATTCCTGATCTTTCATGCGAGCCAAAGGCGCGCGGTAGCCGGCCCGAATGCTCACTCGGGCGGTTCCTATAATTTGATCGGAATTAGACGCGGGGTGGATGCCAGACGGCGTCTAAAAGGCTAGAGGGGATCAGGCCGTTATAGGGAGTGGTCACGGGTTTAGCAGCAGGCATCAGCTGGGCTTTTATTGAGACAAGCTGAAGGATACTTGCAGTTTTGCATTCTTGGCCCGTCTTGCAGACGGTCGCCGTTCCATGCTCATTCGCTTCACAGCACTCGGGCTCAGCGCCGCTGACGCCAGCCATCGACGCGTGGCTGGCTGCCATAGCCTCTATGCCTACCCTATCAGGCATTACGTGATGCGCTGACGACCCAACCGGCATGAGCAATTGCGCCATCCCGTTGATCGGAAGCGCGAGCACTAGCAGCAGGACAAGGAAGGAGCGCATGTAGGACTTCATATTTCCAGCTTACGGGGCAATTCATGAGCAATCAATGAGGCTTCGGTCGCTTCGCAACCGAAGCCTAAGCCTAAGCCTAAGCCTAAGCCGACAGGCTTCAAACTACACGCGTTTGACGGAGCCGGAGTGCGTTGAACACAACCGATGCTGAGCTGAGGCTCATGGCTAGGGCAGCAATCATCGGAGACAGCAACAGTCCGAAGAACGGATAGAGCAGACCTGCGGCAATCGGGATGCTCAACCCGTTGTACATAAAGGCAAACAGAAGGTTCTGACGCATATTGCGAACCGTCGCCACCGAAAGCGTGCGCGCGCGCAGTATCCCCATCAGGTCACCTTTAACGAGCGTAACTTGGGCGCTGTTCATGGCGACGTCAGTGCCCGTGCCCATCGCTATGCCGACATCAGCCCTGGCGAGCGCCGGCGCATCATTTATTCCGTCGCCTGCCATGGCGACTACTTTACCTAGGGCTTGTAGCTTAACCACCAGCGCCTCCTTGTCCTGCGGCTTCACTTCGCCATGCACCTCATCGATCGATAGCTCACGAGCCACCGCGCGGGCAGTGGTAAGCCCGTCGCCGGTGGCCATGATGACTTGCACGCCCTCCGCTTGGAGCCGCGCTACAGCTTCCTTGGAAGTCGGTTTGATTGGGTCCGATACGGCCAGCAAGCCGGCAAGTGCCCCATCAACAGCCAGGTACACAATGCTGGTACCGCTCTCGCGCATTTTTTCTGCCTGATCTCTCAACGGCTCGACGCTCACACCCGCATCTTCCATAAGCGCGGTGTTGCCTAGTTGTAGCTGCTTGCCTTCCACCAGACCACGGACTCCGATACCTGACCCTGACTCGAAGGTCTCTGGCTTCGCCAGCTGGATACCTTCGCTTCTGGCATGGTCTACGATCGCGTGGGCTAGGGGATGCTCACTACCTTGATCCAAGCTGGCAGACAAACGGATGACTTCCTGCGAGTCAAACGGCGTGACGCCTATGGCCCGATCGAAGACAGGTCGGCCCTCGGTCAAGGTTCCTGTTTTATCGACAATCAGCGTGTCTACCTTACGGACGTTCTCGATGGCGCCTGCGTCTCTGAAAAGCACTCCGCTTCCAGCCGCTTTGCCTGTGGCAACCATGATCGACATAGGCGTTGCAAGGCCAAGTGCGCAAGGGCAAGCAATGATCAGAACCGCAACTGCATTGATCAGGCCGAATACCCAGCCCTGCTCGGGTCCAAACAGGCCCCATGCAAAGAATGTCAGCAAGGCGATACCAATGACCGTCAGCACGAAATAACCCGCAACCGTGTCCGCCATTCGCTGCATGGGTGCTTTGGAGCGTTGCGCATTCGCAACCATCTGGACGATTTGTGAAAGCATAGTCCCGGAGCCAACCCTGGTGGCTCGCATGACAAGCGAGCCGCTCGTGTTCATCGTCGCGCCGATAAGCGAATCGCCTGTCCGCTTCGTCACCGGAACCGGCTCGCCCGTTAGCATGGATTCGTCGACGGCGCTCTCGCCCTCTAACACCTCTCCATCAACGGGTACCTTTTCACCAGGACGAACGCGCAGATGGTCGCCCTCGTGAACATGTGTGAGCGGGATGTCCTCCTCGGAACCATCCTTGGCGATACGGCGAGCTGTTTTGGGTGATAAGCCAAGCAGGGACTTGATTGCGGAAGATGTCTGAGAGCGGGCCTTCAGTTCGAGCAGCTGACCTAAAAGCGTCAGTGAAATGATGACCGCTGCGGCTTCGTAGTAAACGCCTATCCGGCCGCCCACAGTGAATGACTCTGGAAATATGCTCGGTAAGACGGTTGCTACGATGCTGTAAATATACGCAGCCCCTGTGCCAAGCCCGATCAACGTCCACATGTTTGGGCTGCGATGCTTAACTGATGCGAAACCGCGCACGAAAAATGGCCAACCTGCCCACAAGACAACCGGGGTCGTAAGGGCTAGTTCAACCCAGTTCTGGCTAGCGCCGTGAAACAGCGGTATCGCATGTCCCGCCATTGCCAACAGGGTTACTGCTACGGTCAGGGGCAGAGACCACCAGAATCGCTTCGAGAAGTCCTTGAGTTCGGGATTCTCCTCCTCGTCGAGTTCAGGGATCAGAGGTTCCAATGACATCCCGCAGATAGGGCAATCACCTGGACCCATTTGGCGGATCTCAGGGTGCATCGGGCAGGTGTACTCTGTCGTTGCATCACCGGCGGGTGGTTTCTGTGCGGGTGGGGTAGATGCCCGAGAGGAGGTCCCATGAGCCTGCGGTGCAGCGAGATATCGAGCAGGGTCGGAACGAAACTTGGTCTGGCAACCCTGGCTGCAGAAGCGGTAAGTGCTTCCCTGATAATGCTCTTGATGCTCGCTATCCTCTTCCACCTTCATCCCGCAGACGGGGTCTGTGAGTGCTGCAGTACCTTTCGTTTGGTCGGGCTGGTGATGGCACTGCTGAGAGGACATACGGGGCACCTTATGGATTGGTTAGCGACGAACTTGGCCTATTGCAGGGACATTT comes from Stutzerimonas stutzeri and encodes:
- a CDS encoding TolC family protein — its product is MKPRIYWAPPYVAALIMGALSFPGLASALTLEQALSVAEQDAPSLHAQAANLVAARSAAIPAGELPDPKLKLGLQSVPIEGDARWQLEQEAMTMQMVGVMQDVPNRAKRRARVEAAQASVALANAQQTVERLGVRQATAEAWIASFAVEQKLSLFKQLYSENQLLSRAVQARIAGGSGQTADSVLPRQEAALLAEQEDELLRNQAVARAGLRRWIGELAGQPLTGDWPQWLAAVDNYQHNLNRHPALLAFDPMTREAEAKVHQAIAEKTPDWSWGVDYLRRGREYGDMVNLSVSFDLPLFTSSRQDPKIAAERARLAQIEAQRQATLRLYNQELSTDLAEYQRLDRALIRLDKTLLPLAEEKVRLAMADYRSGSGELTAVIEARRQLVETRLRRIDVARDRSLSNARLHFAFGDTRP
- a CDS encoding heavy metal translocating P-type ATPase, whose product is MSSQQCHHQPDQTKGTAALTDPVCGMKVEEDSEHQEHYQGSTYRFCSQGCQTKFRSDPARYLAAPQAHGTSSRASTPPAQKPPAGDATTEYTCPMHPEIRQMGPGDCPICGMSLEPLIPELDEEENPELKDFSKRFWWSLPLTVAVTLLAMAGHAIPLFHGASQNWVELALTTPVVLWAGWPFFVRGFASVKHRSPNMWTLIGLGTGAAYIYSIVATVLPSIFPESFTVGGRIGVYYEAAAVIISLTLLGQLLELKARSQTSSAIKSLLGLSPKTARRIAKDGSEEDIPLTHVHEGDHLRVRPGEKVPVDGEVLEGESAVDESMLTGEPVPVTKRTGDSLIGATMNTSGSLVMRATRVGSGTMLSQIVQMVANAQRSKAPMQRMADTVAGYFVLTVIGIALLTFFAWGLFGPEQGWVFGLINAVAVLIIACPCALGLATPMSIMVATGKAAGSGVLFRDAGAIENVRKVDTLIVDKTGTLTEGRPVFDRAIGVTPFDSQEVIRLSASLDQGSEHPLAHAIVDHARSEGIQLAKPETFESGSGIGVRGLVEGKQLQLGNTALMEDAGVSVEPLRDQAEKMRESGTSIVYLAVDGALAGLLAVSDPIKPTSKEAVARLQAEGVQVIMATGDGLTTARAVARELSIDEVHGEVKPQDKEALVVKLQALGKVVAMAGDGINDAPALARADVGIAMGTGTDVAMNSAQVTLVKGDLMGILRARTLSVATVRNMRQNLLFAFMYNGLSIPIAAGLLYPFFGLLLSPMIAALAMSLSSASVVFNALRLRQTRVV